In the genome of uncultured Pseudodesulfovibrio sp., one region contains:
- a CDS encoding peptidylprolyl isomerase → MDNPLVLLETPEGEILIELFPDKAPKTVENFLQYVDDEFYDGTLFHRVIKGFMIQTGGLTFSMQEKETREPIENEATNGLKNVKGTVAMGRLPEPHSATSQFYINVADNADLDHTGEDDENFGYCVFGEVVDGMNVAEKISKIRTHSYQGFDDVPKDPISIITARRFE, encoded by the coding sequence ATGGACAATCCCCTGGTTCTTCTGGAAACCCCGGAAGGCGAAATCCTGATCGAACTTTTCCCTGACAAGGCCCCGAAAACCGTTGAAAACTTCCTCCAGTACGTGGACGACGAATTCTACGACGGCACCCTGTTCCACCGGGTCATCAAGGGCTTCATGATCCAAACCGGCGGCCTGACCTTTTCCATGCAGGAGAAGGAAACCCGCGAGCCCATCGAGAACGAGGCCACCAACGGCCTGAAGAACGTCAAAGGCACCGTGGCCATGGGCCGCTTGCCCGAGCCGCACAGCGCCACCTCCCAGTTTTACATCAACGTGGCCGACAACGCCGACCTGGACCACACCGGTGAGGATGACGAAAACTTCGGCTACTGCGTGTTCGGCGAGGTCGTGGATGGCATGAACGTGGCCGAAAAAATCAGCAAGATCCGCACTCACTCCTACCAGGGCTTCGACGACGTCCCCAAAGACCCCATCTCGATTATTACTGCCCGTCGGTTCGAGTAG
- a CDS encoding nitronate monooxygenase, whose protein sequence is MKLPSLNFGDITARLPIIQGGMGVGISLSGLASAVANEGGVGVIATSMIGMRDPLRAKDPEGADRRSLIDEIRKARAKMTDGLLGVNIMCALTNYGDMVRTSIREKVDVIISGAGLPMELPKYLREVSDEMKEELRTKLVPIVSSGRAASILCRKWASRFNYLPDGFVVEGPKAGGHLGFKAEQIDDPEYQLENILAQVVEAVQPYRDKHEKPIPVIAAGGVYTGEDIARYLEMGASGVQMGTRFVATEECDADMAFKQAYINAKAEDVTIIKSPVGMPGRALKNTFLDAVTAGLKHPKKCVHKCLHSCAEDKSPYCIAQALVNAYKGKLKNGFAFCGANAYLVDKIITVKELMGSLSEEAERKYQEVGQKIADTKEQAAQRLKDVLNK, encoded by the coding sequence ATGAAACTTCCCAGTCTCAATTTTGGTGACATCACTGCCCGTCTGCCCATTATTCAGGGCGGCATGGGCGTTGGCATTTCCCTTTCCGGGCTGGCCAGTGCGGTGGCCAACGAAGGCGGCGTGGGCGTCATCGCGACGTCCATGATCGGCATGCGCGATCCCCTTCGCGCCAAGGACCCTGAAGGCGCCGACCGACGCAGCCTCATCGATGAAATCCGCAAGGCGCGGGCCAAGATGACCGACGGCCTGCTCGGCGTGAACATCATGTGCGCCCTGACCAACTACGGCGACATGGTCCGCACTTCCATCCGTGAAAAGGTGGACGTGATCATCTCCGGCGCGGGCCTGCCCATGGAACTGCCCAAATATCTGCGCGAGGTCTCCGACGAAATGAAGGAGGAACTGCGCACCAAGCTGGTTCCCATCGTCTCCTCGGGCCGCGCGGCTTCCATCCTCTGCCGTAAGTGGGCCAGCCGCTTCAACTACCTGCCCGACGGCTTCGTGGTTGAAGGCCCCAAGGCGGGCGGACACCTCGGCTTCAAGGCCGAGCAGATCGACGACCCCGAGTACCAGCTGGAAAACATCCTGGCCCAGGTGGTTGAGGCCGTTCAGCCCTACCGCGACAAGCATGAAAAGCCGATCCCGGTCATCGCCGCGGGCGGCGTGTACACCGGCGAGGACATCGCCCGCTACCTCGAAATGGGCGCCTCCGGCGTGCAGATGGGCACCCGGTTCGTGGCCACCGAGGAATGCGACGCGGACATGGCCTTCAAACAGGCCTACATCAACGCCAAGGCCGAGGACGTGACCATCATCAAGAGCCCGGTGGGCATGCCCGGCCGCGCCCTGAAGAACACCTTCCTCGATGCCGTGACCGCCGGCCTCAAGCATCCCAAGAAGTGCGTGCACAAATGCCTGCACTCCTGCGCCGAGGACAAGTCGCCCTACTGCATCGCCCAAGCCCTGGTGAACGCCTACAAGGGCAAGCTCAAGAACGGCTTCGCCTTCTGCGGCGCCAACGCCTACCTGGTCGACAAGATCATCACCGTCAAGGAACTGATGGGCTCCCTCAGTGAAGAGGCCGAGCGCAAATACCAGGAAGTCGGTCAGAAAATCGCCGACACCAAGGAACAGGCCGCCCAGCGTCTCAAGGACGTGCTCAACAAGTAG
- the lhgO gene encoding L-2-hydroxyglutarate oxidase, with the protein MYHAHTVICGAGILGLTIARELIKAGCDDIIIFDKEPALGKHASGRNSGVLHAGIYYDPGTLKAKMCLEGNRRMQAYCEENGLPLFKSGKVIVARTPDELDTLDELKRRATANGGVVEMIDKERLAEIEPNAFTVDRALYSPLTSVVDPKRILKAMREELETSGKVRFFFDTRFTGTAGHDKVATTQGDIGYKLFINAAGAYSDKVAQAFGIGENYRLLPFKGIYRVLKKSAADRINGSIYPVPNIKNPFLGVHFTRSVHGDVYVGPTAIPAFGRENYGILKGLDGEVLNILFRDMRMFMENKKFRTIALEEPRKYFFKHFFNDAAKLVKEIAPEDMLPTAKAGIRPQLVNIKTSQLVMDFVIEEAENSIHILNSISPAFTSSMYFAELVVKEHVTNS; encoded by the coding sequence ATGTACCACGCACATACCGTCATCTGCGGGGCGGGTATCCTCGGACTGACCATTGCCCGGGAACTGATCAAGGCAGGCTGTGACGACATCATCATCTTCGACAAGGAACCGGCCCTGGGCAAACACGCCTCGGGCCGAAACAGCGGCGTGCTCCATGCCGGCATCTACTACGACCCAGGCACTCTGAAGGCCAAGATGTGCCTGGAGGGCAACCGCCGCATGCAGGCCTATTGCGAAGAAAACGGCCTCCCCCTGTTCAAGTCGGGCAAGGTCATCGTAGCCCGCACCCCTGACGAACTCGACACCCTGGACGAACTCAAACGCCGGGCCACGGCCAACGGCGGCGTGGTCGAGATGATCGACAAGGAGCGCCTGGCCGAGATCGAGCCCAACGCCTTCACCGTGGACCGCGCCCTGTACTCCCCCCTGACCAGCGTGGTCGACCCCAAGCGCATCCTCAAGGCCATGCGAGAGGAACTGGAGACCAGCGGCAAGGTCCGCTTTTTCTTCGACACCCGGTTCACCGGAACGGCCGGACACGACAAGGTGGCCACCACCCAAGGTGACATCGGCTACAAGCTTTTCATCAACGCGGCCGGAGCCTACAGCGACAAGGTCGCCCAGGCATTCGGCATTGGCGAGAATTATCGTCTGCTGCCCTTTAAGGGCATCTACCGAGTGCTCAAAAAGTCCGCTGCCGACCGCATCAACGGGTCCATCTACCCGGTCCCGAACATCAAGAACCCGTTCCTTGGCGTGCACTTCACCCGCAGCGTGCACGGTGACGTGTATGTCGGGCCCACGGCCATCCCGGCCTTCGGGCGAGAGAACTACGGCATCCTCAAGGGGCTGGACGGCGAGGTGCTGAATATCCTCTTCCGCGATATGCGCATGTTCATGGAAAACAAAAAGTTCCGGACCATCGCCCTGGAGGAACCGCGCAAATACTTCTTCAAGCACTTCTTCAACGACGCGGCCAAGCTGGTCAAGGAAATCGCCCCTGAAGACATGTTGCCCACCGCCAAAGCGGGTATTCGGCCTCAACTCGTAAATATTAAAACCAGCCAGCTGGTTATGGATTTCGTCATAGAAGAGGCGGAAAACAGCATTCACATCCTCAATTCCATCTCTCCGGCCTTCACCAGCTCCATGTATTTTGCGGAATTGGTCGTAAAAGAGCACGTCACGAATTCGTAA
- a CDS encoding PPC domain-containing DNA-binding protein, translated as MQYSQGKVGRVFTLRLENGDRLPDCLEQFAKDHEIKTALCTLIGGADKGTVVSGPKDGDAPIIDPILCPVREAHEVLGLGTLYPDEDGMPVLHMHASLGRDGETMTGCIRPGLDVWLVGEVMIMEIEGSELLRKKDAQYGLCLLTKE; from the coding sequence ATGCAATACAGCCAAGGCAAAGTAGGCAGGGTGTTCACCCTGCGCCTGGAAAATGGCGACCGGCTCCCGGACTGTCTCGAACAGTTCGCCAAGGATCACGAGATCAAGACCGCTCTGTGCACTCTCATCGGCGGGGCCGACAAAGGCACCGTGGTCTCCGGTCCCAAAGACGGCGACGCACCGATTATCGACCCCATCCTCTGCCCGGTGCGTGAAGCCCACGAAGTACTCGGTCTGGGGACTCTCTACCCCGATGAAGACGGCATGCCGGTCCTGCACATGCACGCCTCTCTGGGCCGCGACGGCGAAACCATGACCGGTTGCATCCGCCCCGGTCTGGACGTCTGGCTGGTGGGTGAAGTCATGATCATGGAAATCGAGGGCTCCGAACTGCTTCGCAAAAAGGACGCCCAATACGGCCTCTGCCTGCTGACCAAGGAATAA
- a CDS encoding PD-(D/E)XK nuclease family protein produces the protein MNSILLIPWQTDFMPVLADMVAESDNPGRLTILFPHNRPRRHLKGLLANHPAMRRPAFMPEMTSIADFVSGLHRRLSPTPPVKANQLDLVEMLHAVVSDLRGRSGSLLSRLPELDREQFLPWGMLLARLMDDLLRQDLEPQDLEYMEGEVSAYAAGLLEQLRAIHHEYLTRLDARGWTTPGLSARFVLDHLEEVAGALDGRTVLAAGFYALSGTEDRLFRTLWERDILTPVLHSDVALAEGGRAHWATAEHTAWLSRWGIRPEIPLGLTTEPHAPTIQFCEGYDRHSQLAGLAEDMRALKERDTLDHTAVVLPDEGALLPVLHMLPNVDPDLEPNISMGYPLARTSLARLIETLLVLRENRAPDGRYYWKDVIALIRHPYLRLLGPEDKPLRTVFHFWEAIIRRGEKSIDPMAFDPEWDGDALKDVDRAVAEPLLKEILDRCLTAFASVNTLAEVGEALAGLAEMLHARGERLWHTYLMDAECLFRLTNSVIPQLKSAETCFEPMGQSTLHSFLRRLLDQERVSFEPDPLTGLQVLGVLETRLLHFDKLFILDAVEERLPGTNPFDPLLPDPLRKLLGLPDARERDNVSGYNFYRLLMGAKEAVIYYQNGVQPGLLDGKSVRSRFVEQLLWEHELAANKLVAPEDGVIRTVTFPASSLPAGPPSVPTTDSLRTALADFLITKGLSPSGLDTYMGCPKRFFYQYLSGVRPVDTVDEDGDRSEFGSLVHDVLKEFLLPHVGTGENLAALDPAPLLSAFSETFRAGPLYARLPLDTRTALMEAGRYRLERFVAAQQPATLLGLEHPLESTLTVDDLSIPFKGRIDRVERREQGVIILDYKTGGALLPKSRFWGDMELLDRMEGFLEGDADPDLLVNLAEAVRSVQLPVYLHLYARSEGESPVNAGLVKLGENGREQLLFPAKWTEEEVDEAVDEIAPLLIRTLVRHMLTAARFEPRPGDRCKWCDFTKPCGQTPPKNK, from the coding sequence ATGAATTCCATCCTCCTCATCCCCTGGCAGACGGATTTCATGCCCGTGCTGGCGGACATGGTCGCGGAGTCGGACAATCCAGGCAGGCTGACCATACTATTTCCCCACAACCGTCCACGCCGCCACCTGAAAGGGCTGCTCGCGAACCATCCGGCCATGAGGCGACCGGCGTTCATGCCAGAGATGACCTCCATCGCGGATTTTGTCTCAGGCCTGCACCGCCGTCTTTCCCCCACCCCACCGGTCAAGGCCAACCAGCTCGATCTGGTGGAGATGCTCCATGCCGTCGTGTCCGATCTTCGCGGACGTTCGGGCAGCCTGCTCTCCCGCCTGCCCGAACTCGACCGCGAGCAATTTCTTCCTTGGGGCATGCTGCTTGCCCGCCTCATGGACGACCTCCTGCGGCAGGATTTGGAACCCCAGGATCTGGAATACATGGAAGGCGAGGTTTCGGCCTACGCCGCCGGGCTCCTGGAACAATTGCGCGCCATTCACCACGAGTATCTGACCAGGCTGGACGCCCGAGGCTGGACAACGCCCGGCCTGTCCGCCCGCTTTGTCCTTGATCATTTAGAAGAGGTTGCCGGAGCATTGGATGGCCGGACCGTGCTGGCCGCCGGATTCTACGCCCTGAGCGGGACCGAGGACAGGCTCTTTCGTACCCTTTGGGAGCGGGATATTCTGACCCCGGTGCTCCATTCGGATGTGGCCTTGGCCGAGGGAGGTCGAGCCCACTGGGCCACTGCCGAACACACGGCGTGGCTCTCCCGCTGGGGAATACGCCCGGAAATACCGCTGGGCCTGACCACCGAGCCGCACGCCCCGACCATCCAGTTCTGCGAGGGATACGACCGCCATTCCCAGCTGGCCGGGCTGGCTGAGGACATGCGCGCGCTCAAGGAACGCGATACCCTTGACCACACCGCAGTGGTTCTCCCTGACGAAGGCGCGCTACTGCCCGTGTTGCATATGCTCCCCAACGTGGACCCGGACCTGGAGCCGAACATTTCCATGGGCTACCCATTGGCCCGCACCTCACTGGCCCGACTTATCGAGACCCTGCTGGTCCTGCGCGAGAACCGCGCACCCGACGGCCGTTATTACTGGAAGGACGTGATCGCCCTCATCCGGCATCCCTACCTTCGGCTGCTCGGCCCGGAGGACAAACCGCTACGCACCGTTTTCCACTTCTGGGAGGCGATTATCCGCCGGGGTGAGAAATCCATCGATCCCATGGCGTTCGATCCGGAATGGGACGGCGACGCGCTCAAGGACGTGGACCGAGCCGTGGCCGAACCGCTGCTCAAGGAAATCCTGGACCGTTGTCTGACCGCATTTGCGTCCGTGAACACCCTTGCCGAAGTGGGAGAGGCCCTGGCCGGACTGGCCGAGATGCTCCACGCGCGCGGTGAACGGTTGTGGCATACCTACCTCATGGACGCCGAGTGTCTGTTCCGGCTGACCAACTCTGTCATCCCCCAGCTCAAGAGCGCCGAGACCTGTTTCGAACCCATGGGGCAGTCCACCCTGCACTCGTTCCTGCGCCGCCTGCTCGACCAGGAGCGCGTCTCCTTCGAGCCCGATCCCCTGACCGGCCTGCAGGTCCTGGGCGTGCTCGAAACCCGGCTGCTGCACTTCGACAAACTCTTCATCCTCGACGCGGTGGAGGAGCGGCTGCCCGGTACCAATCCGTTCGATCCACTCCTGCCCGATCCCCTGCGCAAACTGCTGGGCCTGCCCGACGCCCGCGAGCGGGACAACGTATCGGGCTACAACTTCTACCGCCTGCTCATGGGCGCGAAAGAGGCGGTCATCTACTACCAGAATGGCGTCCAGCCTGGTTTGCTCGACGGTAAATCCGTACGCAGCCGATTCGTGGAACAACTCCTGTGGGAACACGAACTCGCCGCGAACAAACTCGTCGCCCCCGAGGACGGCGTAATCCGCACCGTGACGTTCCCGGCAAGCTCCCTGCCTGCTGGGCCGCCGTCGGTTCCGACCACTGACTCGCTCCGTACGGCCCTGGCCGATTTTCTGATCACCAAGGGATTGTCGCCCTCCGGCCTCGACACCTACATGGGCTGCCCCAAGCGATTCTTCTACCAGTATCTTTCCGGTGTACGCCCGGTGGACACCGTTGATGAGGACGGCGACCGCAGCGAGTTCGGCTCCTTGGTCCACGACGTACTCAAGGAATTCCTCCTGCCCCATGTCGGAACCGGTGAAAATCTGGCAGCCCTGGACCCGGCCCCGCTCTTATCCGCCTTCAGCGAAACCTTCCGCGCCGGACCGCTCTACGCCCGATTGCCACTGGACACGCGCACAGCCCTTATGGAAGCCGGGCGCTACCGCCTCGAACGGTTCGTGGCCGCGCAACAACCGGCCACCCTGCTGGGCCTGGAGCACCCTCTGGAATCCACGCTGACCGTGGACGATCTGTCCATTCCCTTCAAAGGACGAATCGATCGCGTGGAGCGCCGGGAACAGGGCGTGATCATCCTGGACTACAAGACCGGCGGCGCTCTTCTGCCCAAATCGCGTTTCTGGGGTGACATGGAACTCCTGGACCGTATGGAGGGCTTTCTTGAAGGCGACGCGGATCCTGATCTGCTTGTAAATCTTGCCGAGGCCGTGCGTTCGGTCCAGCTCCCGGTCTATCTGCATCTGTATGCCCGTTCCGAAGGCGAATCTCCGGTCAACGCCGGGTTGGTCAAACTGGGCGAAAACGGGCGGGAGCAACTGCTCTTTCCAGCCAAGTGGACCGAAGAAGAAGTGGACGAGGCAGTGGACGAGATCGCCCCGCTCCTGATACGAACACTGGTCAGACACATGCTCACGGCCGCCCGATTCGAACCCCGGCCCGGTGACCGCTGCAAGTGGTGCGATTTCACCAAACCGTGCGGGCAGACCCCGCCCAAGAACAAATAG